In the Shewanella sp. OMA3-2 genome, one interval contains:
- the cgtA gene encoding Obg family GTPase CgtA — protein sequence MKFVDESNIRVEAGDGGSGCVSFRREKYVPDGGPDGGDGGDGGSVFLQANENLNTLIDYRFTRFHMAERGTNGRGRDCTGHAGADLVLQVPVGTRAIDQETEEALGDLTSHGQKLLVAKGGFHGLGNTRFKSSTNRAPRQKTLGTPGEVREIKLELLLLADVGLLGLPNAGKSTFIRSVSRATPKVADYPFTTLIPNLGVVNPRPGQSFVIADIPGLIEGAAEGAGLGIRFLKHLERCRALLHIIDINPIDGSDPIDSARAIVGELEKYSPKLAAKPRWMVFNKIDLLLEDEVKEKVAHIIKELAWEGEVFTMSAYNRQGTEELSIKLLDFIQTLPIGQDDQDDEQEVEFKWDNYHQAKDDSINENYDDSDDLDDDDFDEDDYDVEVIYQR from the coding sequence ATGAAGTTTGTTGATGAATCCAATATCCGTGTAGAAGCCGGTGACGGTGGTAGCGGCTGTGTTAGTTTTCGCCGTGAAAAATATGTACCGGATGGTGGTCCTGATGGTGGTGATGGTGGTGATGGTGGTAGTGTCTTTTTACAGGCAAACGAAAACCTGAACACCCTTATTGATTATCGCTTCACTCGTTTTCATATGGCTGAACGTGGTACAAATGGCCGAGGGCGTGATTGTACTGGCCATGCTGGTGCAGATCTAGTGTTACAAGTACCTGTAGGTACACGTGCTATAGATCAAGAAACCGAAGAAGCATTAGGTGACTTAACAAGCCATGGGCAAAAGCTGCTAGTGGCGAAAGGTGGCTTCCACGGTTTAGGCAATACACGTTTTAAAAGTAGTACTAACCGTGCGCCACGTCAAAAAACTCTTGGTACGCCAGGGGAAGTGCGCGAAATAAAGCTAGAATTACTTTTATTAGCCGATGTAGGACTGTTAGGTTTACCTAATGCGGGTAAATCGACATTTATACGCTCAGTATCACGTGCTACGCCTAAAGTGGCCGATTACCCCTTCACGACACTAATACCAAACCTAGGGGTTGTTAACCCACGCCCTGGTCAAAGTTTTGTTATTGCTGATATTCCGGGACTGATTGAAGGCGCTGCAGAAGGTGCAGGCTTAGGTATCCGTTTTTTAAAGCATCTTGAACGTTGTCGAGCACTGCTACACATTATTGATATCAACCCTATTGACGGCAGTGATCCGATTGATTCTGCTAGAGCTATTGTCGGTGAATTAGAGAAGTATTCTCCAAAGCTTGCCGCTAAGCCTCGTTGGATGGTATTTAATAAAATCGACCTATTGCTTGAAGATGAAGTAAAAGAAAAAGTCGCTCATATTATTAAAGAACTCGCTTGGGAAGGCGAAGTTTTCACTATGTCAGCTTACAATCGCCAAGGTACTGAAGAGTTAAGTATTAAGTTGCTTGATTTCATTCAAACATTGCCTATTGGTCAAGACGACCAAGATGACGAGCAGGAGGTTGAGTTTAAGTGGGATAATTATCATCAAGCTAAAGATGACAGTATCAACGAAAATTACGATGATAGTGACGACTTGGATGATGATGATTTTGATGAAGATGACTATGATGTTGAAGTGATTTATCAGCGTTAA
- a CDS encoding threonine/serine exporter family protein: MYADNQNDITRLVVRSAQLLLAYGAVSDLIEELSQRLGKALGLVSVELTILSNALVFTSLARIQPNTFPVKVVTPVIGLSCASLYHLLAGDKIACLVACIVSSIGKSVRQFLTKRQFNLLVSFSITAFITNTAAIIHMLAETYVSNTVTARTQLTPQNQISPELSEQVTVSGFEMVFIVAAVAVGIALPSLVYYRNRPII, from the coding sequence GTGTACGCGGACAACCAAAATGATATTACCCGTTTAGTTGTCCGCAGCGCGCAATTGCTATTGGCCTATGGCGCTGTGTCTGATTTAATTGAAGAACTGAGTCAGCGCCTAGGCAAAGCTTTAGGGCTTGTTAGTGTTGAACTGACTATCTTATCTAATGCTCTTGTATTCACCAGTCTGGCTCGAATTCAACCTAACACATTCCCTGTAAAAGTCGTTACCCCTGTTATCGGACTGTCCTGTGCTAGTCTTTACCATTTATTGGCTGGTGATAAGATAGCCTGTTTAGTGGCGTGTATCGTCTCATCGATTGGTAAGAGTGTTAGACAGTTTCTTACTAAAAGACAATTTAATTTATTAGTTAGTTTTTCAATTACCGCTTTTATCACTAATACTGCGGCCATCATTCATATGCTCGCCGAAACTTACGTTTCCAATACTGTTACAGCACGTACCCAATTAACGCCTCAAAACCAAATCAGCCCAGAGTTAAGTGAGCAAGTGACTGTAAGTGGGTTTGAAATGGTTTTCATTGTGGCTGCAGTGGCTGTAGGGATAGCATTACCCAGTTTAGTATATTATCGCAATCGTCCCATTATTTAA
- the folA gene encoding type 3 dihydrofolate reductase, which yields MRIAMIAAMANNRVIGKDNQMPWHLPEDLKHFKAMTLSKPVVMGRKTYESIGRPLPGRHNIVITRQSNYAPDGVTCVGNFEQAVAAAGECDELIIMGGGQLYAELLCKADVLYLTQINLDVEGDTYFPEWDDGSWLLKQTLTATNEHGLQYSFNTFVKNCKLAHELP from the coding sequence ATGCGTATCGCAATGATTGCCGCCATGGCTAACAATCGTGTTATTGGTAAAGACAATCAAATGCCATGGCATTTACCTGAAGACTTAAAGCATTTTAAAGCAATGACATTATCTAAGCCTGTGGTTATGGGGCGTAAGACCTATGAGTCAATAGGGCGTCCATTACCCGGAAGGCATAATATTGTTATTACTCGACAATCTAATTATGCACCGGATGGGGTCACCTGTGTCGGTAATTTTGAGCAAGCGGTTGCTGCCGCAGGTGAATGTGACGAATTAATTATAATGGGTGGCGGTCAGCTATATGCTGAACTACTCTGTAAAGCAGATGTATTATATTTAACTCAAATTAACTTAGATGTTGAAGGTGATACTTATTTTCCTGAGTGGGACGATGGCAGCTGGCTATTGAAACAAACTCTTACAGCAACAAATGAGCATGGATTGCAATATAGCTTTAACACTTTTGTTAAAAACTGTAAACTTGCTCACGAGTTACCCTGA
- a CDS encoding DUF3718 domain-containing protein → MRLMPVAIAVLIAASSVSAPAVANTDQLVANICDYVKSDDKNRLRKKLKEARVKLRNIYSGVSCDGSSLLRTAYNSNANDVGEFIAKRLPASDLSTAEADGSSIIDWANANGHSGSPITAAITDRLGGGAGED, encoded by the coding sequence ATGCGTTTAATGCCTGTGGCGATAGCCGTCCTGATTGCAGCATCTTCTGTGTCAGCCCCTGCTGTAGCGAACACTGATCAGTTAGTTGCTAATATATGTGATTATGTAAAGTCAGACGATAAGAACCGTTTACGTAAAAAGCTGAAAGAGGCTCGTGTAAAATTACGTAATATATATTCAGGTGTAAGTTGTGATGGCAGCAGTTTATTGCGTACTGCCTACAATTCTAACGCGAATGACGTAGGTGAGTTTATTGCTAAACGTTTACCTGCATCAGATCTTTCAACTGCTGAAGCCGATGGTTCTTCTATTATCGACTGGGCAAATGCTAATGGTCATAGTGGTAGCCCTATCACTGCAGCGATTACAGATCGCTTAGGTGGCGGTGCTGGTGAGGACTAA
- a CDS encoding HAMP domain-containing methyl-accepting chemotaxis protein → MKIKVATRVIGGFSVLTLLLIIFGVVTLLGNNSIKKGTQTLKQVNLPALAHTSLLSENISSQQIQSILGYYSDHSSKIPTIEQNLASENKKFQSEFSKLTNLISEQEQLSQPLNQLKSAYLAYEAVADKMLSERQQALSKQEQALKMRSDIENAADDASSILLDVTDLESSEDSVERSIASSANIVDSTFINLITTVYDLVAVTDSNKYDLIIKELDFMVSEAKGKLSHISLQGQDIIDSGTLADLNAETDKVFTLLSGNNSIINLKKQQLQHEVVSAAALTDIQVKIKIVNTKMTELAAAIDSFTNQITNEAIDVIDSAEVKTMVVVLFAIFVAFFVSYMVVQPLKQSLAQVNQALNVLASGDLTHKLDDSGHDEFAELSKNCNRLVDSLRSLIMGILDRSNQLAAAAEETSAITAQTTIGIQEQKSQVDQVATATTELSSSSQQVSMSADQALEQIKQADQETQHMRSLADESKLTILALADEVTKAGEVINKLHTDSASIGSILDVIRGIAEQTNLLALNAAIEAARAGEQGRGFAVVADEVRSLASRTQDSTREIQLMIEVLQQGAQQAVAVMELGRSQANSCVDKNEQANIALETIIKSVHKAYDSGTHIAHAAQEQNLVSQQVSEKLEHIALISEETSSGAEQTAQSSHQVAVLAEELQSSVKEFKV, encoded by the coding sequence ATGAAAATTAAAGTGGCCACTAGGGTTATAGGCGGTTTTTCTGTCTTAACTTTATTACTAATTATATTTGGCGTTGTCACATTATTAGGTAATAACAGCATCAAAAAAGGCACCCAAACCTTAAAACAAGTCAACTTACCCGCTTTGGCACATACTAGTTTATTAAGTGAAAATATTAGTAGTCAACAAATTCAGTCTATTTTGGGTTATTACAGTGATCACTCTTCAAAAATTCCAACTATTGAGCAAAATCTTGCCAGCGAAAATAAGAAATTCCAATCTGAGTTCAGTAAGTTAACAAACTTAATTTCCGAGCAAGAACAACTTTCACAACCGTTAAACCAATTAAAGTCAGCTTATCTAGCGTATGAAGCTGTCGCCGATAAAATGCTCAGCGAAAGACAGCAAGCTTTATCTAAACAAGAACAGGCATTGAAAATGCGCAGTGATATAGAAAATGCGGCTGACGATGCATCTTCTATTTTACTCGATGTAACAGATTTAGAATCGAGCGAAGACTCAGTAGAAAGAAGCATAGCTTCATCCGCTAATATTGTTGACAGCACATTTATCAATTTAATCACTACGGTATACGACCTCGTAGCGGTCACTGACAGCAACAAATATGATCTGATTATTAAAGAGTTAGATTTCATGGTCAGTGAAGCAAAAGGGAAATTAAGTCATATAAGCCTACAGGGTCAAGATATTATTGACAGTGGTACATTAGCCGATCTTAATGCAGAAACAGATAAAGTATTTACATTATTATCGGGCAACAATTCAATAATCAATCTAAAAAAGCAGCAGTTACAGCACGAAGTCGTATCAGCGGCTGCGCTAACTGATATCCAAGTTAAAATCAAAATAGTTAATACAAAAATGACAGAGCTTGCCGCTGCCATTGATAGTTTTACTAACCAGATCACTAACGAAGCAATAGATGTGATTGACTCTGCAGAAGTAAAAACCATGGTTGTAGTACTATTTGCTATCTTTGTCGCATTTTTTGTCAGCTATATGGTTGTCCAACCATTAAAACAATCTTTAGCACAGGTAAACCAAGCACTTAATGTACTAGCTTCAGGTGATTTAACTCATAAACTGGATGACTCTGGCCACGATGAATTTGCAGAACTGTCGAAAAACTGTAACCGTTTAGTTGATAGCTTACGTAGTTTAATAATGGGGATTCTAGATCGTTCAAATCAACTTGCTGCGGCAGCAGAAGAGACCTCAGCAATAACAGCGCAAACGACTATTGGTATTCAGGAGCAAAAAAGTCAGGTAGATCAAGTTGCAACGGCTACAACAGAGTTAAGTTCAAGCTCTCAGCAAGTGTCAATGAGTGCAGATCAAGCGCTAGAGCAAATAAAACAAGCCGACCAAGAAACCCAACACATGCGCTCACTTGCTGATGAAAGTAAGTTGACTATTTTAGCGTTAGCAGATGAAGTCACTAAAGCCGGTGAGGTCATTAATAAACTTCATACCGACAGTGCTTCTATTGGTTCTATTTTAGATGTTATTCGTGGTATTGCAGAGCAAACTAACTTATTGGCATTAAATGCTGCTATTGAAGCAGCACGAGCTGGTGAACAAGGTCGTGGTTTTGCAGTAGTCGCCGATGAAGTTCGTAGTCTTGCTTCACGTACCCAAGACTCAACTCGAGAAATTCAGTTGATGATTGAAGTATTACAGCAAGGTGCTCAACAAGCCGTTGCGGTTATGGAACTGGGTCGCTCACAAGCTAATAGCTGTGTCGATAAGAATGAACAGGCTAACATAGCCCTTGAGACAATTATCAAGTCAGTTCATAAAGCTTATGACTCTGGTACCCATATCGCTCACGCCGCACAAGAGCAAAATCTAGTTAGCCAGCAGGTGTCTGAGAAGCTTGAGCATATTGCCCTTATATCAGAAGAAACATCTTCTGGGGCGGAGCAAACAGCACAATCAAGCCATCAAGTAGCAGTGCTAGCGGAAGAGCTACAATCGTCAGTTAAAGAGTTTAAAGTCTAA
- a CDS encoding symmetrical bis(5'-nucleosyl)-tetraphosphatase — protein MANYFVGDIQGCFEELQILLQKVSFNPSTDILWAVGDLVARGPGSLETLRLFESLQNSGKVVLGNHDLHLMAIHGKIKRANPNDHLQALLEAPDCHKLITWLRQQPLVRHLPEHNLIMSHAGVPPQWNLDTLLSESLTISEQLKQADYLTNVIGQMYQNKPNAWSNNLNGIERTIYGINALTRMRFLHPDTSLEFECKLPPQQLKDNILKPWFDFESSLQKPYQIVFGHWAALMGQTSAPHLHALDTGCCWGEHLTLWHLETNEKITQNNLFNVKLNNK, from the coding sequence ATGGCCAATTATTTTGTCGGCGATATCCAAGGATGTTTTGAAGAACTGCAAATACTATTGCAAAAAGTTAGCTTTAACCCTTCAACAGATATCCTGTGGGCCGTGGGTGACTTAGTTGCCCGCGGGCCAGGTTCATTAGAAACCTTAAGATTATTTGAATCACTACAAAACAGCGGCAAGGTAGTATTAGGTAATCACGACCTTCATTTAATGGCAATTCATGGCAAAATAAAACGTGCTAACCCAAATGATCATTTACAGGCATTGCTCGAAGCGCCTGACTGTCATAAGCTGATCACTTGGTTAAGGCAGCAACCCTTAGTACGTCACCTACCAGAACATAACCTTATAATGAGTCATGCGGGTGTGCCTCCTCAGTGGAATTTAGACACACTTTTATCTGAGAGTTTAACGATTAGTGAACAGCTAAAACAAGCAGATTACTTGACGAATGTTATTGGCCAGATGTATCAGAATAAGCCTAATGCTTGGAGCAATAACCTTAACGGCATTGAACGAACTATATATGGTATCAATGCCCTCACACGGATGCGTTTTTTACATCCCGATACGAGTTTAGAGTTTGAATGTAAGCTACCACCACAGCAACTCAAAGATAATATATTAAAGCCTTGGTTTGATTTTGAATCGTCGTTACAAAAACCTTATCAAATCGTTTTTGGTCATTGGGCGGCATTAATGGGACAGACATCAGCACCACATTTACACGCTTTAGATACCGGATGTTGTTGGGGTGAACATTTAACCCTGTGGCACCTTGAAACAAATGAAAAAATTACCCAAAATAATTTATTTAACGTTAAACTAAATAACAAATAA
- the apaG gene encoding Co2+/Mg2+ efflux protein ApaG encodes MSQAESPIKIKVDTEYLAHQSDVADEKYLFSYTITIINVGDQAVTLKDRHWIITNANGDKSEVKGPGVVGETPTIAPNTAYQYSSGTMLETPIGFMEGSYGMVYNDGRLFSAIIPTFRLAVPGLLQ; translated from the coding sequence ATGAGTCAAGCAGAGTCCCCAATAAAAATTAAAGTCGACACAGAGTATCTTGCTCACCAGTCTGACGTAGCAGATGAAAAATATTTATTCTCCTACACAATCACCATAATCAATGTAGGCGATCAAGCGGTCACATTAAAAGATCGTCACTGGATCATCACTAATGCCAATGGCGATAAAAGTGAAGTAAAAGGGCCTGGCGTTGTAGGAGAAACCCCTACCATTGCGCCTAATACCGCTTACCAATATTCAAGTGGAACAATGTTAGAAACTCCTATTGGCTTTATGGAAGGCTCATACGGTATGGTTTATAATGATGGCAGATTATTTTCAGCTATCATTCCCACTTTCAGACTAGCCGTACCAGGGTTGCTTCAATAA
- the rsmA gene encoding 16S rRNA (adenine(1518)-N(6)/adenine(1519)-N(6))-dimethyltransferase RsmA, producing the protein MSNKVHLGHTARKRFGQNFLTDEGVISSIVGAISPDNDHVMVEIGPGLGALTEPVADTIDNLTVVELDRDLVERLKTHPILKDKLTIHQGDALQFDFNLLRQEGKKMKVFGNLPYNISTPLMFHLFEFAEYIETMHFMLQKEVVLRLSASPGCKAYGRLTVMAQYFCQVVPVLEVPPHCFTPAPKVDSAVVRLLPYEQKPWPCKDVTVMRHLCTTAFHMRRKTLRNNLKGMINDEDFALLNIDSTLRPEQISVQQYVAMANLYIDKKIST; encoded by the coding sequence ATGAGTAATAAAGTACATTTAGGCCACACAGCCAGAAAAAGATTTGGACAAAATTTCTTAACTGATGAAGGTGTGATAAGCAGTATTGTTGGTGCTATTTCCCCTGATAATGACCATGTTATGGTCGAAATTGGGCCAGGCTTAGGCGCACTGACAGAACCGGTTGCCGACACCATAGATAACCTCACGGTAGTAGAGCTCGATCGTGACTTAGTTGAACGTTTAAAAACACATCCAATATTAAAAGATAAACTGACGATTCACCAAGGTGATGCACTACAGTTTGACTTTAATCTGCTCAGACAAGAAGGCAAAAAAATGAAAGTGTTTGGTAATCTACCTTACAACATTTCAACGCCTTTAATGTTTCATTTATTTGAATTTGCTGAATATATTGAAACCATGCATTTTATGCTTCAAAAAGAAGTAGTATTACGCTTATCAGCTAGCCCAGGCTGTAAAGCTTATGGACGCTTGACTGTAATGGCGCAATACTTTTGCCAAGTGGTACCAGTACTAGAAGTGCCGCCACACTGCTTTACTCCAGCGCCTAAAGTAGACTCAGCCGTGGTACGTTTATTGCCTTATGAGCAAAAACCTTGGCCATGCAAAGATGTCACCGTAATGCGCCATCTGTGTACAACCGCATTTCACATGCGCCGTAAAACATTACGTAATAACTTAAAAGGCATGATCAATGATGAAGACTTTGCCTTACTTAATATAGATTCAACCCTGCGACCTGAACAAATCAGTGTGCAACAATATGTTGCAATGGCTAATTTATATATAGATAAAAAAATATCAACTTAA
- the surA gene encoding peptidylprolyl isomerase SurA produces MKHSKKLFFALFALTISQSALSAPQALDSVAVQLNDGIILESEISNMIATVSANAKASNQTLPSDEALRTQIIERLILTRLQLQTAERIGLSIGDLQLDQTIENIAKEQKITVNQMQQQLEAEGMSFSQYREQLREEITLGEIQRIQVQRRIQVSPQEINSLVKLIEEQGLKDVEFQIGHILIEIPNDPTSEQLELSSRRADIVLKRLNEGEDFRSTAIASSSGPKALEGGIWDYMNINEMPTLFAEVVVDAKKGDILGPIKSGSGFHIIKVMDTRGLQTQEIEEVKSRHILLKPSPILSEDRAQAMLVNFLKEIRSGAADFDKLARQYSEDPGSGAKGGELGWAEPSLYVPEFSQTLTSLKPGEISEPFRTTHGWHIVKLEERRKTDATDKFNSNRAHQLIFRRKFNEELQNWLDEMRSDAYIEVFEPENIRG; encoded by the coding sequence ATGAAACACAGTAAGAAACTTTTTTTTGCTTTATTTGCACTGACAATAAGCCAATCAGCTTTGTCAGCCCCGCAAGCGTTAGACAGCGTAGCCGTTCAATTAAATGATGGTATTATTTTAGAAAGCGAAATTAGCAATATGATTGCGACAGTTTCAGCAAATGCTAAAGCATCTAATCAAACGCTACCTTCTGATGAAGCTTTACGTACGCAAATTATTGAACGCCTAATCTTAACCCGTTTGCAACTGCAAACCGCTGAACGCATTGGTTTATCTATTGGCGATCTTCAATTAGATCAAACAATTGAGAATATTGCTAAAGAACAGAAAATTACTGTAAATCAGATGCAGCAGCAACTTGAAGCTGAAGGGATGAGCTTTAGCCAATATCGTGAACAACTTCGCGAAGAAATCACTTTAGGTGAAATTCAACGAATTCAAGTACAGCGTCGCATTCAAGTGTCACCTCAAGAAATTAACAGTCTCGTAAAACTCATTGAAGAACAAGGCTTAAAAGATGTTGAATTTCAAATTGGTCATATTTTAATTGAGATCCCAAACGACCCAACGAGTGAGCAACTTGAATTATCAAGCCGCAGAGCAGACATTGTTTTAAAACGCCTAAATGAAGGTGAAGACTTCCGCAGTACTGCAATAGCATCTTCATCAGGACCTAAAGCGCTTGAAGGTGGCATATGGGACTACATGAACATCAATGAAATGCCGACCTTGTTTGCAGAAGTTGTTGTCGACGCTAAAAAAGGCGATATATTAGGACCAATAAAATCAGGATCTGGTTTTCATATCATTAAAGTAATGGATACTCGTGGATTACAAACTCAAGAAATAGAGGAAGTTAAATCACGTCATATTTTATTGAAACCATCACCAATTTTATCTGAAGACCGTGCGCAAGCCATGCTAGTAAACTTCTTAAAAGAAATACGCAGTGGCGCAGCAGATTTTGATAAATTAGCTCGTCAATATTCAGAAGATCCAGGTTCAGGAGCCAAAGGTGGTGAATTAGGTTGGGCTGAGCCAAGCTTATATGTCCCAGAGTTTTCCCAAACACTCACAAGTTTAAAGCCTGGCGAAATCAGTGAACCTTTTCGCACCACTCACGGCTGGCACATAGTTAAGTTAGAAGAACGCCGAAAAACAGATGCAACAGACAAGTTTAATAGTAATCGAGCACACCAATTAATCTTCCGTCGTAAATTTAACGAGGAATTACAAAACTGGTTAGATGAAATGCGCAGTGACGCTTACATCGAAGTATTCGAGCCTGAAAATATACGAGGCTAA
- the lptD gene encoding LPS assembly protein LptD, producing MQIRYLLALCLLPQYVFAQAPNVEEEAPQLCIVEPPVSRSFSDREKLTGIQDTDIVIISDDSSASFENKAHFSGDVSFSQGTRHIAADEAILDQQKQQLNANGNLIFKDEQFTITADSLQAQMSSSSANLEGAEYWLNGQQIHGDAKRLQITSENNLILSGTNFTTCPPGDQSWLLEADMIKIDSEEEWGEIWNAKLRIADIPVLYIPYMTIPVSDKRKSGFLFPAFSTSTTNGVQLSVPYYWNIAPEYDLSFTPDIMSSRGLFTKTEFRYLAGEQQNGQMNVEYLGNDRKLFNNPDRYLYHWSHQGALNNNWRVIANYTDVSDNNYFNDLNSDVNRSTDNQLSRIGEASYFEQNWDFNMRVQDIKVLGEDELPYQVMPQLNFNYRQTDFFNSIDFKFNSELTNFRHQHDEYSTATRLHMVPSLTLPIQGPAGSLTSEVKLMQTQYWQQLTELDTDFDESVSRTIPQVRVLGQINFERPATMFDSQLRQTLEPQFQYLYVGYEDQTNIGIYDTAQLQEDYFGLFRDRRFSGLDRIADANQLTLGFTTRFFDELNFEKFKFSLGQTLYFDESKVLSENLHLQETESTSILAAELDAQLYQDWFISGSVQHDTENGKNKKNEVTLDYRPSNDKLLQFSYRYVPDLLNTNTNDRVSISQAGLRTSWPISDNLYFVGNWYYDLNESRSVETYTGVQYESCCWAVRLSYHYRIKTNYDDDLSQSIDGREEFDKGIYLNFVIKGLGGSGPLGVEDMLNEGLFNYRKPLYLRN from the coding sequence ATGCAGATCCGATATCTTCTGGCCTTATGCCTGTTACCTCAATACGTGTTTGCTCAGGCACCTAATGTAGAAGAGGAAGCCCCTCAACTTTGTATAGTCGAGCCCCCTGTCTCTCGCTCATTTAGTGATCGTGAAAAGCTAACGGGTATTCAAGATACCGATATTGTCATTATTTCAGACGACTCATCGGCCTCTTTTGAAAACAAAGCGCACTTTAGTGGAGACGTTAGTTTTAGTCAGGGAACAAGACACATTGCCGCTGACGAAGCGATTTTAGACCAGCAAAAACAGCAACTAAATGCTAATGGCAATCTCATTTTCAAAGATGAGCAATTCACCATTACCGCTGACTCTCTGCAAGCGCAAATGAGCAGTAGCAGTGCCAATTTAGAAGGTGCTGAATATTGGCTTAATGGCCAACAAATTCATGGCGATGCTAAGCGGTTACAGATAACCTCCGAGAATAACTTAATCCTATCTGGTACTAACTTTACCACTTGCCCACCAGGTGACCAATCATGGTTGCTTGAAGCTGACATGATTAAAATTGACAGCGAAGAGGAGTGGGGTGAGATATGGAATGCCAAACTGCGTATTGCAGATATTCCCGTTTTGTATATCCCTTACATGACGATTCCTGTATCAGATAAACGCAAATCAGGGTTTTTATTTCCAGCATTCAGCACCAGTACAACTAATGGTGTGCAATTGAGTGTGCCATATTATTGGAATATTGCACCAGAATATGACTTATCCTTCACACCAGATATCATGTCATCACGGGGTCTATTTACTAAAACAGAGTTCCGCTATCTTGCTGGTGAACAACAAAATGGTCAAATGAATGTCGAATACTTAGGTAATGACCGTAAACTATTTAACAACCCTGATCGCTATTTGTACCATTGGAGCCACCAAGGCGCACTAAATAACAATTGGCGAGTTATAGCAAACTATACCGATGTATCTGATAACAACTATTTCAATGACTTAAATTCCGATGTTAATCGCTCAACAGACAATCAATTATCACGTATTGGTGAAGCCAGTTACTTTGAGCAAAACTGGGACTTCAATATGCGGGTACAAGACATAAAAGTACTGGGCGAAGACGAGTTACCCTATCAAGTCATGCCACAATTAAATTTCAACTATCGTCAAACTGATTTTTTCAATAGTATCGATTTTAAATTTAACTCAGAATTGACTAACTTTCGTCATCAACACGATGAATATTCAACAGCAACACGCTTACATATGGTGCCAAGTTTAACGCTACCCATTCAGGGACCTGCTGGCAGCTTAACCAGTGAGGTCAAACTTATGCAGACCCAATATTGGCAGCAACTTACCGAACTCGATACCGACTTTGACGAATCAGTAAGTCGAACAATTCCTCAGGTTCGGGTGTTAGGTCAAATAAACTTTGAACGCCCGGCAACCATGTTTGATAGTCAATTAAGACAAACATTAGAGCCTCAGTTCCAATACCTGTATGTGGGTTATGAAGACCAAACAAACATTGGTATTTATGACACAGCTCAATTACAGGAAGATTACTTTGGTTTATTTCGAGATAGGCGTTTTTCTGGCTTAGACCGCATTGCAGATGCAAATCAACTGACTTTAGGATTCACGACTCGGTTCTTTGATGAGCTAAATTTTGAAAAATTTAAATTCAGCTTAGGCCAAACTCTCTATTTTGACGAATCAAAAGTATTAAGTGAAAATCTACACTTACAGGAAACAGAATCCACATCAATTTTAGCTGCTGAGCTCGATGCTCAGCTATATCAGGATTGGTTTATTAGTGGTTCTGTTCAACATGATACCGAAAATGGTAAAAATAAAAAAAATGAAGTCACTTTAGATTATCGCCCCAGTAACGATAAATTGCTGCAATTTAGTTATCGTTACGTGCCAGATCTTCTCAACACCAACACCAATGACCGTGTCAGTATTTCTCAAGCTGGTCTTAGAACATCTTGGCCGATTAGCGATAACTTATATTTTGTCGGTAATTGGTATTATGACTTAAACGAATCTCGTAGCGTTGAAACCTATACAGGTGTTCAATATGAGTCATGTTGCTGGGCTGTGCGTTTAAGTTATCATTACCGCATCAAAACAAATTATGATGACGATTTATCACAAAGTATCGATGGGCGTGAAGAATTTGACAAAGGTATTTACCTCAACTTTGTCATCAAAGGCTTAGGTGGTTCAGGACCTCTCGGGGTTGAAGATATGTTAAATGAAGGTTTATTTAACTACCGCAAGCCACTTTACTTAAGGAATTAA